aataaagGTAGTAGGATGTTGAGTTTGCAACTTTACTGAGTGGTCCAAAGTGGACAAAACGGGATCAGAGGGATGGCTAAAAGGGGATATCCCTTCTGGTTTTTGTTTGAAGTGTAGCAAAGACTTAAACTTTTTGGTGAGGCTGATGAATGGCCGTGTAGAgagtgttgtgttgtgttgtgagCTAAAAGCCGGCTTCAGTTCAAACTTGATAGTGGTTAACCACTTTTAAATGTGTAATTATGCAGaagaaatgataaaattatgcAGAATAACATAGCTATTGTCGCAcctacaaacaaacaaaaccagAAAGATGCCAACGCATGAGTTTGTACTCCATTTGATACTCAATCATAGACACACCAATTTTATTGTGCAGGCAATTATGCATTTGATTCAATACACAACTTTAGGGTCTCCTCACTGTTATCTAAAACCAAATCCATAAATTGTAAATTACATTTAGGTTGTTTACATATAATGTCAAAAGGACTGTCCTTGTCATCTGTTAAATCCATCCTATTTTTAATGCACACTTACATCATCATTAATCTATTATATtaacctattttctttttttctatttttgaattaatttactCTATGAATTATTGTAAATTGGTGTAAGTTCCAATCTTTTTAGTATTTCCTATAATTGTTGTATTTCGGCATATTGTTTCATAAGGTGACTCTGTGATGAACACACCTCTTGCAAGAAATCAGCGGTTCCTTTTCTTTCGAGTATttcactttaattaatttgtttgctATGTCAAATTGGTGCTATTTCAGTCGTTGTTCATTTTAGTGCTTACTATTTTAGTACTTCTAATCTATTTGCTTTTTATGCTTGCTGTGTGGTGTACTTTGATGGCTGGATTTCGTTCCTGTACTTTGGTGTACTTAGGGATTTTCTAGAaaatttttcttgaaattgTACTTGCTAAGAGTCATTTTTGCATCATTGCTCTTGTATTCTGAATTGAGATGGATCAACTTGGGATTTAAGTGTGTAGGCTTTGCTTGTATGTTCTACAATAGTAGAGGTCTTAAACACATCAATTTTAGCTTTGATcaaaaacacataattaatCAATCATCCTTGGCCGAGACTCCTAAATTCAAATCTGCATGCTCCagcaaaatcaaattaaaaaccaaatttGTTTGCTTGCATTGGCTGGTCCGGCCTAGCCTTTTTGCTCACTGTTTTGCGTGTTTGATAACTTCATTTTGAGCCTTTCTTCTCACCAATTTACAGAACATATAGGTTTGAAGCTTGCCAAATTATTTCCACTCATTTTGAGGTCTTTCTCTTCATGTATGCATAGAGTTTTTGGTGTGCATTGCCTCTTGTTTGTGTCAATTTTTGCTACAGTATTTTTTGCACATGTAACTTTGTTTTGACTCTTATTTCCTTTGTGTTTCGTCTCTTTTTAGTCTCTAGCTTGATGCTAATTTTTTTGTGCcaattttattgctttcttaGGTTCCTTTTACATCACTCTCCTGTATGATAAAATCAAAGCCATTCATAGTAAGAAACCATTATAGTTTAGATAGTTAAGCATTAGATGTAATATTTCTTTGGATTGTCATAATCTCTTTAGTGACAATTCATGGTGTATCTCTTTAGTGATATAAATATTGGTTGGCAATTCTTGCTACTGTTTTTGCAGACAtcttaagtttaattataaagtATATTGATGCCAACTCAATAGTTTGTCTCTTTATACAAATGCAATGTTTTTAATGTTGGCATCATTGATTACGTTGTATGTaggaaaaaattcaaacatatgaaTCTACAACATTGTctcaatcaaaagaaatatcaagtTTAGATTCATTGGCTCATGTTTTAGGAAGCCAAGAGCATTGTGGACGTGTTCGCGGTCTAGGTTTGGGTCCTTGCCCATCTAAAGTCTTTGGAGTCCATGCTCGTTCTCATATTAGATCATCTTCATCTACTCCTTCTAATGTTGAATTACAATCTcaggttaatgaatatttaaatatttatttggtttgttccttttaaaattaacatgttaggtatcatatttctcattttttaaataaatttttctgttaTAGGTATCTTCATTGACTTCTTCTAATGTTAAATTAGAATCTcaggttaatgaatatttactTGGTTTGTTCCTTTTAAGATTAACATGTTAGGTATCATAtttctaactttttaaataaatttttctgttataggtatcttcattgacatcacaagtcaatgaaatgaAGGCAATCATGACACTTTTGTTGCAAAATCATCAAGGTTCATTGCCTTCACAATTTGCAGTATTTCAAAGATCATCggtaataattgttaaatttatttgtatgatttttttattaaatatatattatcgactaactattatgttatattgtaggtatctcATCAAGGGAGTGGGCCAAACAATGGatgtaatgaagaaaaaaatttgatattgttattgaatattttCATGAGTCATACTTTTAGTATTGAACATTTGTATTGAACATTTATATTGAACATATGTAATGAACctctttctttttagtttttatgtatgaacaattagttgtatgaatgatattaggttgaacaatgtagtttattttatagaatattattaaattttagttcatattaatttattgtttgttttgtcaataaaaccatttttattataatctaattttattacaataaaaaaaataactatacaAATTCCCGGCGGTTTTAAAACCTCGGTAAACTAAACCATCAAAAATAGAGGCGGTTTTGAGATAACCTCAGCTAGTTCCGGCGGTTTTTGAGTAGCCGTCCTGGCAGTTTTCATAAAACCCCAACTAATTTTGGCGGTTTCTACAAAACCTCTGGAAATTCCGACGGTTTTTGGAAACCCCGTTAATACTGGCGCTTTTTTCCATAACTGCCGGTACTTGCTTGGCGATGAACGTTTTCTCACCAATTTTTTCGATTGTGGAAAATGTGATTTGCGGGGATTAAAACCGCggataatattaaaaaaaaaaacagtaaaattacatatttttgtagtgtgtgtGGATACTTTATTGATAGGTTGTTGGATTCAAAGTCCATTTCACAAATATTCCACGTGTATGACATAAGCAAACACAGAAAAAACTTAAAAGTTGTGCTTTTTGCCATTCAAGGAAGattcctttttaaaataataggaATGGATTGAATTtggaaaatttataaatagtgttttaaaacattattttacttACTATTTTAAAACAAGATTTTGTTGTGAGAATAAAAGACATGGCTTGTtcgcatttttatttttattttttataaatagaattaaaataatgtgtTCAGGAttagttttcaaaattaatttatggtGATGGTCTTTACCCACGAGTTCAGTTTCTCTAGTTGCGTAATAATGTTGTACATGTTGGATTATTTAAATGGTATCATTTCactcttttataatttaataaaatatattttatctttaatgttatatttaaatgacgatgttttgcttttttttactttttattgttataaGAAACCATGTAATTAATGAAATAGTGTATTTGTAACTGTTTATAGTCTTCAAAGTTTCTCAGgtgtttttcttaaaattgttttttttcctttatattttacacagttcttttgtttttcttttgcttcGCAAATTCATTACCTTCTCgatcaaaaataatattttatcaatcaTGTGGTTTTGAAATAGCATAAGATGCACGGATTCAATAAAAAGACATcatctttttataaataagtaCGTAGTAGGTAGCGAGATTTTTGGACTATATAAGAAAATATGCAAAGAACTATTTAAATTCAAAGAGATATAACTCATATGGTAAAAAGAGATATAACTCATATATGGTAAAGTTGGAAActtgttataatattttcaataaaaatgataatgtttcatttttttttcatgcctACCAAGATGAGAATGgaagtttgattttgataaacataataaataaaaataagacatTCATGTAAAGTTATGATCGGGATTTAAAAAACAATCATgctaacaaataaaaatacaaattttaataaacaaacCTCAGCAACGAAATTAATTGGACAAAATTATTTCTCATGAGATGCTCAAtactaaagaaaaaaacttgTGAAAAAATACCATCAAACAACTATTATTTCGTCACTGAAAATGAAATCTTAAGTTATAAGAGTGTTTCAACATGTTTTTTCGGAGTGAGAATGAGGATGAGAgcatgttaatataatatatgaagaaatttaCGTCGGATCACTTATGACCTACATAAACaagataatttatattaagttaAATAATCCTAAATCCTAAACCCTTTTATGTTTGGGATAGTACAAAATTAAGTGAAAtcattatttcatatataaagaGACGTAATTTGAATAtcaatctatttttttaataatttgaacgGATTGTtcgagaaaaaaaatacaatgagTTACAACATGATTATGAGATGcgttaaaaaatatcaaaaatggTAGGATAAACTTCAtctttctttcaaaaactttcACATATATACACTCAGTTCAACTTCTTCcaaaaaagagagaatgaaaTATAGTAATTGCaacaaacataattgaaaaaaaagaaacaaatgcaTGTTGTGATTATGTCATAACAATGATGGATGAAAGAAGAGAATGAAGAATTTCACATTATTTAGAAAACGAAGAGGGGACACTTACTTGTAGTTgtagaaaaaattaaacaattgaaAATATTGTGTTGTCATTTATTgagaatattattttgtaaggATATCAAGTTTTtctcataaaaatatatattaaatttaaagaaatagaCAAGACATGAATGAAATGATACAATGAATCATAATGGAAAGCTAATTAATGTTAAGCTTATActtaaaaactcaaaataatataatggtGTTCATCATCATCCAAATGTATTggttttaagaagaaaaaggtataaaacaaaagaagaataaatatttgaagagtTCAGTTGATgaattgaaaaatatgaaacattCACAACTTCAATTAAGTTAACATTTATTGGATTAGTCAACTTCAGTCTCATTGAAGTTATATTTAGTACCTTATTTATCTCAATTATATCAAATaagtttcaaaaaatatatttatgatatgtatatttattttaaaatgtaataataaattacaatgaaatattttattgaagttACTACAtacatcttattttattttgtttcaaaatgaCTATAATATTACATCAAGTGaataattagaatttaattaaattatttttatatgttggATCATTCCAAAACTTCAATGAAACTTTATCACAAGTTGAGATAACTCGTAGTTTGTATGATATTACTAAAATGTTACAgttttttagttataaaatttcACATGTTTAGATTATCAGCTTTGCAGCATCgtataaacaagaaaaaaaaaagaagtaattctatcaacaacttttGATTAGACCAACTATTACAATAGAAAGCTTTGAATAccataaacaaaataaactatatattacaGGAGCAAAAACGTTGTCgcttaaatataacattaaaagcaaaatatattttattcagtTATAAAAGAGCTAAACGACACCGTTTAAATAATCCACGACTGAACCTTCATTACCCTGATAAATAAGCTAAACTCCTTGTCCACCTTTTATTATGTTAGTTTTTACTATATGATTAAAAGACAATTGTAAATGAAAATggaagtaatatatatatatatatatatatatatataaattcataagaAAGGATAAATCTAAGAAGTTATAGATTCAACTTAATAAGATAACATTTCTAGAAATAATAGCCTAATATATGTATTATACAATCTTGGAATTTAGCCAAATCCTAGTTTAAATATTCAATGTTTTCAAGCCGATTTAttagaagtggattttaagcctaactcaatttTACAGCTTGTAAGATGGGGTTTgtacctcacttatatattataatttgacattttctctAGTCGacgtgagacttccaacataaTTCAACCTTTCAATGTGTAAGCATTTGGTGTTTTATTCTTCACAAGTACCACATTTCACGTTTCATTGCTTTTTAATGATACAATCCAAAACTACTCAAATATTAACATTCTTTTATTGTAAGGAATATGTGAACTCTGTATTGTTGACgtataatgaatattttattttttattttctttaaacgAATTTTGAGGACAccaatcaaaattaattttgtctcCTTTAGCCATAAGGGTATTATCTAGTTTACAGTCTTGCATGACATAtcttttttataacattttttaagcAATTCAAGAATACCTTGAGAATCTtgatgtatatgtatatgtctAATACAAAAAGTGTAATAtgaaaatcttttatcttaaaatgttaaattttaaaatatcttggtttatgtaataattttttttatcgttgttgacaaaaaaaatattatcaatatacAAAATTAGAAATACACAGTTTTCACAAAACTTATGTGGTAtacattcataaattaaattgatatgCTTGCTTAAGCCTATAAATGGTTTTTTCAAGTTTGTCAACCAAAtcttttgaaacaaattttCCTTATTGCACCATATAAATTGTTATTGAAAAACCTCTTTAAGAGATTAatcttaagaaataaattttatgcttCACTCAATCTATAAAACCGATTTTTAAAACTCTTATATTTGtcaagaattaaattttaaatctaatacaattacacaaaattaatttataaaataatatttgcatTAGTATATCTAATTTCCAACCTTTAATATCAAGAGAGCACGTAGGTGAATAGCCATATCCAAAACTAACCTTTATGGTATCAATTCAATTCATTCCCCCGCAAATATGTCACCCAACGAGTAACCAAATCTTGTGTCTCCCTCTCATCCTTCCGCATTGGCCACTCCTCCACACCTTCATTGTCAAAAACTACCAACTTCTCTCACATCTTTTTCAAAAACCTCCCTCATTTATGTTAAACGTGACGAAATAAACCTAACACACAAGATGCTTGATGAAATGTCTGGTAAAAACACTGTCCCCTGGCGTCACTTAATTCATCATGTTGTTTTCATTTGTCTGGTTGTTCTCCAATGTGTGGTTGTGGAATAGGGGTTTCACAATCTTTAAGATATCTAAGTGTGTGGTTGTACAAATGtgttacaaaattttcaagatATACAAGTGTGTGGTTGTGGAAacgagttaaaaaaaatttaggagGTAAAGATTAGAACCTTGGCATTTGGATTTCCAAATTATTGAGTGTGGCCATTTTTGCTGACATAGGAACATTGTATGAGTTGTTTCAAGAGATGGAAGCCCATTATTTTCATATCTTTGTTTATAATTCAGTCTATTTGATTACCCTTTTTCGAAATTATATCACATATGAGTGTATtcacaatattaaaaaattagtttgatGCTAATTGATACATTTGTCTCATCtagtacataattttttaataacattattcATACACATggtttattgttaaaaataatgattaatgcatatataaaattataatatgtacttcttttagtttattttattatataaagttaCAACGCCAAGATTTTGAATCTTTAACTAGATTTTTAAAAAGAGTAATAATGCTACATAATATAAGTAGATACGAgataaattttaagatattaaataaacaactcagtgtttttcttttaatattctaataatctattttaaaaaaaacatactgattaaaaatggaaaagaattattaatgatattaaCCATATATAAGTTAAATCTACACTACAAATTCATGCAGGTACAATGCAATATCTCGTAAgcttaaaaagttaaaattaaagattagTTAAATGCAGAAAATTAAAGATTAGTTAAATGCAGAGAATTAATGAGACTAGGGAGTTTCCAAGTATCGAAGTTAGAcaaagaattatatattaatctttctcgtttattattaataaatactaACAGACatgcttgttttttttattttgacagtGTTTATGAATACTCTAATCTTCTATTTTGTTGCTCTAACTTTTGTCATTAGTTATATTATGTGTTCGACGTAACTATCACAACCAGCTACCGTAGATTTGTCGCCTTGCAAATTAGTGGTGAAAGGACCACTGACAAATTTGTCTTTTTCATAAAGcaaaattaaaatctttatttcatttttattattttaatttaaattacagGGCAGGAATTTTTTAactgttatatatatttaatgagaatgtttcacaaaagaaaaagttgattttttacgaaaatatatattaaaattattctattGGGTTCATAGACTGTGAGTCTTTTCTTCCTCCCCACTATCTACCAGTTTCTGGGTACTTTCTGTCAACAACCAGTTTACTAAGAACTGAGTCAAAGTCTTTTGTGATATATATATTGCAGCCAACGACCATGATCTTAAATTTAGTAAGAAAGCTTCCTAGTTTTTCCATGAAAgtgctttcttttacttttttcttcaaaatcaaaatagattttttttttctttcgtgtCTTTTCAGTACTTCATTTAGCTACCCACCATGCTTTTATAGAGGATAACATACTTTTagaataaacaatttttttttttgaaaaacaccAACAACCCTTGTAAATataaactgttttttttttaatttatatactttaaacttcaaaaattaaaagattttctaTATGTCAATTTGGATAATTGCATCAGCTACTAGAATCAGTTTAAAAAGGGTTGAGTAGTTTAGAGTTGAATCCATCTAAAATATCatctcttaaataaaaatatatgtaagtTTCCTACATGATAAAAGAgcgtttttttttcattattaaaattaattaagtaaatttttatcGTCAAAATAGTAAAgccattttcaaaaatttaatgagatttttttcttgtgctatatttttaagataaaagtattttaaaattattttgaaataaaatttagtgttaaattttgtattaagcATTTAATAAAAGGGTCACTACTTTTTTTAAACTTATcattataaacattttattgcaaaaaatatgtgctaataaataaaattaaagggTAGTttgatgataaataaaaaataatatccaGTATTAATTAAGAGGATGGGTAGCATGCaacagataataaaataaaagggcCGAAGAAAATGATAGGGACACGACATGTGGTGAGATTTAATGTAAAAAGACtgtaactttttaattttacctttttgtgTCTATAAAATGTGTAAGGTTGGGTGGCATTGAGTTCATCACACTCTCTCGGCTATCACTACTGTGGAGTTCACTGCTTCCAAAGTCACAAACAGAGAAAGTGTAATCTTTTTCCCATCACGATGACTACAACAACACCGAATCACACAGTAACCGTATCTGGGTGGGCAGCACATGATACTTCCGGCAAGATTACCCCCTACACCTTCAAAAGAAGGTAATGCTAACGTTTAATTATCAGTGTTTTTCTTCATTCTCTTACATCATCGTTGATGAAGGAAGTTGATTTGACGCAGGGAGAACGGTGTTAACGATGTTACCATAAAGATCTTGTACTGTGGAATCTGCCACACGGACCTCCACTATGCTAAAGATGAATGGGGCATCACCAAGTACCCTGTGGTACCTGGGTAAGTAAAAAAAGTGAACTTGTGTTAATTGATCACTTAATTCAGTGACTGGTTAATTAACAGAGGTTGTTGATTGTTTGCAGGCACGAAATCATTGGGGTGATAACCAAGACAGGAAGCGATGTGCAGGGGTTCAAGGAAGGAGACAGAGTGGGTGTGGGGTGTATGGCAGCTTCGTGTTTGGATTGTGAACACTGCAAGACAGATCAGGAAAACTACTGTGATAAGATGGTGCTTATATACAACGGAATCTTCTGGGACGGAAGCATCACCTATGGTGGCTACTCCCAGCTCATTATTGCAGATTACAGGTTTTTTCATCACTTTATATGAAAAggaaattcattttttcatgAATTAATATCAGTATGTCTATACATAAAACCttgttttaatatatgaaattcTGATGTGAAGGTATGTGGTACACATTCCGGAGAGCCTACCGATGGATGCGGCGGCTCCTCTACTGTGCGCCGGAATAACAGTGTTCACTCCTTTGAAAGATCACGATTTGGTGGCAACGCCGGGGAAAAAGATTGGGGTGGTGGGTTTGGGAGGGCTGGGACACTTGGCCGTTAAATTTGGGAAGGCATTTGGGCACCATGTTACCGTCATAAGCACTTCTCCTTCCAAAGAAGCTGAAGCGAAGCAACGTTTGGGTGCTGATGATTTCATAATCAGCTCCAACCCTAAACAATTACAggtttttgcttttgttttttctcaTCTGCTTCATTTTTAGGCCATGGGGAGTAAGGAAAATGACTTAGTTTTTGTGGTGACAGGATGCAAGGAGAAGCCTCGATTTCATACTGGACACTGTTTCTGGAGACCACCCTCTGTTACCCATCTTGGAATTGCTGAAAATAAACGGCACCTTATTTCTGGTGGGAGCTCCGGACAAGCCCCTCCAACTGCCGGCTTTCCCGTTGATTTTTGGTAAGTTTAAGATTATGGTCGGAAATCCCactttaattaaagataaacttttttatatatatctcGCTGTATATGTACGTAGAAAGCTGCAAATACCGACTTTAGAGTGTGTTGTtccttgta
This window of the Vigna angularis cultivar LongXiaoDou No.4 chromosome 7, ASM1680809v1, whole genome shotgun sequence genome carries:
- the LOC108337139 gene encoding probable cinnamyl alcohol dehydrogenase 6 gives rise to the protein MTTTTPNHTVTVSGWAAHDTSGKITPYTFKRRENGVNDVTIKILYCGICHTDLHYAKDEWGITKYPVVPGHEIIGVITKTGSDVQGFKEGDRVGVGCMAASCLDCEHCKTDQENYCDKMVLIYNGIFWDGSITYGGYSQLIIADYRYVVHIPESLPMDAAAPLLCAGITVFTPLKDHDLVATPGKKIGVVGLGGLGHLAVKFGKAFGHHVTVISTSPSKEAEAKQRLGADDFIISSNPKQLQDARRSLDFILDTVSGDHPLLPILELLKINGTLFLVGAPDKPLQLPAFPLIFGKRAVKGGIIGGIKETQEMLDLCAKYNITSDIEVITPDKINEAIDRLAKNDVRYRFVIDIGAASSV
- the LOC128197834 gene encoding uncharacterized protein LOC128197834 yields the protein MKMIDFIKTPAETTEYKSSDIQLPTPLQEKIQTYESTTLSQSKEISSLDSLAHVLGSQEHCGRVRGLGLGPCPSKVFGVHARSHIRSSSSTPSNVELQSQVSSLTSSNVKLESQVSSLTSQVNEMKAIMTLLLQNHQGISSREWAKQWM